The following are from one region of the Betta splendens chromosome 15, fBetSpl5.4, whole genome shotgun sequence genome:
- the LOC114870398 gene encoding semaphorin-4G-like — protein sequence MRGAPSSALQLLLLLLSRACAAGADPLRTPLDPDVTPRITVLSSGLQGCRRFRSSALNYSTLLLEADGERLYVGARGAAFALNASDIADRSARTIVWEASPEQKRQCMLKGKDNKTECFNHIRFLQRFNSTHLYMCGTHAFKPLCAHIEEKSFVMSSQPEEGKDKCPYGPRTGYTALIIDQEMYSASRYEFRSYPDIRRNSPAPTLKTDDGPTRWLNDANFVGSTLVRQRSGAGDDDKIYFFFTERSPERATGSGHSRVPRVARVCKGDRGGHLTLQKRWTSFLKARLTCSLPEYDFQFNVLRSVHVVHADALLYGIFGLEWKNVKASAVCRFSLTDLHEAFDGPYMENQNSGWKEYTGKIPDPRPGTCITDALRARGINVSTSLPDDVLYFVRRHPLMSQEVQPSDRRPLLFRRSTHYTHLAAHTTQGLDGHTYRVLYLGTDEGWLHKAVEVGGHLLIIEELQLFDEPQPVASLVISAKQMCVYVGSASGVLQLPLSSCSRYASCYDCIFARDPHCAWNGERCVEVAAQADRSALIQDIQNGSKGCENTQNDVAQRSRSVRVGDDVLLQCELSSNLATPFWTLDCSELQGYDLTSGFRTGTDGLLIIEARRDQSGLYTCYSVENDVKVPVVTYNVTVRPAPPPAPAVPSDDFLPAPTELPNSMRPFPSPPAPLLPHSEMLSPRNMQAMYLSLITFLGGLCVVLTVVLIYVGFCLQAGRRGKYSIRAAAAAYPKRRSRSRKQQRSCSRAGPEVKTISSHCNGNGAVQDGGFLQIVPGEGHTPPAPPLPPTPPRPSAECGLSATLPSVLRRMNGNSYMLLRQADSESASPVGNSFSEELNKILEKRKHVLLLPKPDESSV from the exons ggctgcagggctgcaggcgCTTCCGGTCCTCGGCGCTCAACTACAGCACCTTGCTGCTGGAGGCGGACGGCGAGCGCCTGTACGTGGGGGCCCGGGGGGCCGCGTTCGCCCTCAACGCCTCGGACATCGCGGACCGCTCCGCTCGCACC ATCGTGTGGGAGGCCTCCCCCGAACAAAAGCGCCAGTGTATGCTGAAGGGAAAAGACAATAAG acAGAGTGTTTTAATCACATCCGCTTCCTCCAGAGGTTCAACTCGACTCACCTGTACATGTGTGGGACTCATGCCTTCAAACCCCTGTGTGCGCACATA GAGGAGAAGAGCTTTGTGATGTCGTCTCAGCCGGAGGAGGGCAAAGACAAATGTCCGTATGGGCCGAGAACAGGCTACACGGCCCTCATCATCG ACCAGGAGATGTACTCGGCCTCTCGCTACGAGTTTAGGAGCTACCCGGACATTCGCCGCAACTCTCCAGCCCCCACGCTGAAGACGGACGACGGGCCCACGCGTTGGCTCAACG ATGCCAACTTCGTGGGCTCCACTCTCGTGAGGCAGCGCTCGGGCGCCGGCGACGACGACAAGATCTACTTCTTCTTCACGGAGCGGAGCCCGGAGCGGGCGACGGGCAGCGGCCACAGCAGGGTGCCGCGGGTGGCGCGGGTGTGCAAG GGGGACCGCGGCGGCCACTTGACCCTGCAGAAGCGCTGGACGTCCTTCCTCAAGGCCCGGCTGACGTGCTCCCTGCCCGAGTACGACTTCCAGTTCAACGTGCTGCGCAGCGTGCACGTGGTGCACGCGGACGCGCTCCTCTACGGCATCTTCGGCCTGGAGTG GAAAAACGTGAAGGCGTCTGCGGTGTGTCGCTTCTCTCTGACTGACCTCCACGAGGCCTTTGACGGTCCCTACATGGAGAACCAGAACTCGGGCTGGAAGGAATACACTGGAAAGATCCCTGACCCGAGGCCTGGAACC TGCATAACAGACGCTCTGAGGGCCCGGGGCATCAACGTGTCCACCTCGCTGCCCGACGACGTGCTGTACTTCGTCAGGAGGCACCCTCTGATGTCCCAGGAGGTGCAGCCGTCGGACAGACGCCCCCTTCTGTTCAGGAGGTCCACCCACTACACGCACCTGGCCGCGCACACGACCCAGGGCCTGGACGGGCACACGTACCGCGTCTTATATTTGGGCACAG ATGAAGGCTGGCTGCACAAAGCTGTGGAAGTCGGGGGTCACCTGCTCATCATCGAGGAGCTCCAGCTGTTCGACGAGCCGCAGCCGGTCGCCAGTCTGGTGATCTCCGCAAAGCAG atgtGCGTGTACGTGGGCTCCGCGTCGGGGGTGCTCCAGCTgccgctctcctcctgcagcaggtacGCCTCCTGCTACGACTGCATCTTTGCCCGGGACCCGCACTGCGCCTGGAACGGGGAGCGCTGCGTGGAGGTGGCGGCGCAGGCGGACAG ATCCGCCTTAATTCAAGACATCCAGAATGGCAGCAAGGGATGTGAGAACACACAAAATG aCGTGGCCCAGCGGAGCCGCTCGGTGCGGGTCGGCGATGACGTGCTGCTGCAGTGCGAGCTCAGCTCCAACCTGGCGACGCCCTTCTGGACCCTGGACTGCAGCGAGCTGCAGGGCTACGACCTCACCTCGGGCTTCAGGACCGGCACGGACGGCCTGCTGATCATCGAAGCGCGCCGGGACCAGAGCGGCCTGTACACCTGCTACTCTGTGGAGAACGACGTCAAGGTGCCCGTCGTCACCTACAACGTCACCGTccgcccggcgccgcctcctgcaCCCGCCGTGCCTTCCGATGACTTCCTGCCTGCACCTACTGAGCTTCCGAACTCCATGAGGCCCTTCCCGTCGCCGccggcccccctcctcccccactcaGAGATGCTGTCCCCCAGGAACATGCAGGCCATGTACCTGTCTCTCATCACCTTCCTCGGGGGCCTGTGTGTGGTCCTCACCGTGGTCCTCATCTACGTGGGCTTCTGCCTGCAGGCGGGCCGCAGGGGCAAGTACTCCATccgcgccgcggccgccgcctaCCCGAAGCGCCGCAGccggagcaggaagcagcagcggagCTGCTCCCGCGCCGGGCCGGAGGTGAAGACCATCTCAAGCCACTGCAACGGCAACGGCGCCGTCCAGGACGGCGGCTTCCTGCAGATCGTGCCCGGCGAGGGTCACACGCCGCCGGCGCCCCCGCTCCCTCCCACGCCCCCGCGGCCGTCCGCAGAGTGCGGGCTGTCGGCGACGCTGCCCAGCGTGCTGAGGAGGATGAACGGGAACAGCTACATGCTGCTGAGGCAGGCCGACTCGGAGAGCGCGTCGCCCGTCGGAAACTCCTTCTCCGAGGAGCTCAACAAGATCTTGGAGAAGAGAAAGCACGTTCTGCTGCTGCCCAAGCCAGATGAGAGCTCCGTGTAG